In the Erythrolamprus reginae isolate rEryReg1 chromosome 13, rEryReg1.hap1, whole genome shotgun sequence genome, one interval contains:
- the CHTOP gene encoding chromatin target of PRMT1 protein isoform X1, translating to MAAQSAPKVVLKSTSKMSLNERFTNMLKNKQPIPVNIRATMQQQQLASARNRRLAQQMENRPSVQAALKLKQKSLKQRLGKSNIQARLGRPAGALARGALGGRGLPMRGLPRGAMRGGRARGLLRGGIPLRGHSLLRGGRGLGPRMGLRRGGMRGRAGPGRGGLGRGAMGRGGLGRGRGMAGRARGGFGGRGRGRGRGRGATRPALTKEQLDNQLDAYMSKTKGHLDAELDAYMAQTDPETND from the exons ATGGCCGCGCAGTCAGCGCCGAAAGTCGTGCTTAAGAGCACCAGCAAGATGTCTCTTAACGAGCG CTTTACTAATATGCTGAAGAACAAACAGCCGATCCCGGTGAATATTCGCGCCACAATGCAGCAGCAGCAATTAGCCAGTGCCCGAAACCGGAGGCTGGCCCAGCAGATGGAAAACAGGCCTTCCGTCCAGGCTGCCTTGAAGCTCAAGCAG AAGAGCCTGAAGCAGCGTCTGGGCAAAAGTAACATCCAGGCACGTTTAGGCCGGCCGGCGGGAGCCCTGGCTCGAGGGGCCTTAGGAGGACGGGGGCTGCCGATGAGAGGCTTGCCCCGTGGGGCCATGCGCGGGGGACGAGCGCGGGGACTGCTGCGTGGAGGAATCCCCCTGAGAG GACATAGTTTGCTTCGGGGAGGCCGAGGGCTCGGTCCCCGCATGGGCCTGAGGAGAGGAGGCATGAGAGGCCGGGCGGGGCCTGGCAGGGGCGGCCTTGGCCGAGGAGCCATGGGACGGGGCGGCCTGGGCAGAG GTCGCGGCATGGCCGGCCGGGCCAGGGGCGGCTTCGGGGGCCGCGGAAGAGGGCGTGGCCGGGGCAGAGGCGCCACTCGCCCGGCGCTGACCAAGGAGCAGTTGGACAACCAGCTGGACGCTTACATGTCGAAAACGAAAGGGCACCTGGACGCTGAGCTGGACGCTTACATGGCTCAGACAGACCCGGAAACCAACGATTGA
- the CHTOP gene encoding chromatin target of PRMT1 protein isoform X2 — protein MAAQSAPKVVLKSTSKMSLNERFTNMLKNKQPIPVNIRATMQQQQLASARNRRLAQQMENRPSVQAALKLKQSLKQRLGKSNIQARLGRPAGALARGALGGRGLPMRGLPRGAMRGGRARGLLRGGIPLRGHSLLRGGRGLGPRMGLRRGGMRGRAGPGRGGLGRGAMGRGGLGRGRGMAGRARGGFGGRGRGRGRGRGATRPALTKEQLDNQLDAYMSKTKGHLDAELDAYMAQTDPETND, from the exons ATGGCCGCGCAGTCAGCGCCGAAAGTCGTGCTTAAGAGCACCAGCAAGATGTCTCTTAACGAGCG CTTTACTAATATGCTGAAGAACAAACAGCCGATCCCGGTGAATATTCGCGCCACAATGCAGCAGCAGCAATTAGCCAGTGCCCGAAACCGGAGGCTGGCCCAGCAGATGGAAAACAGGCCTTCCGTCCAGGCTGCCTTGAAGCTCAAGCAG AGCCTGAAGCAGCGTCTGGGCAAAAGTAACATCCAGGCACGTTTAGGCCGGCCGGCGGGAGCCCTGGCTCGAGGGGCCTTAGGAGGACGGGGGCTGCCGATGAGAGGCTTGCCCCGTGGGGCCATGCGCGGGGGACGAGCGCGGGGACTGCTGCGTGGAGGAATCCCCCTGAGAG GACATAGTTTGCTTCGGGGAGGCCGAGGGCTCGGTCCCCGCATGGGCCTGAGGAGAGGAGGCATGAGAGGCCGGGCGGGGCCTGGCAGGGGCGGCCTTGGCCGAGGAGCCATGGGACGGGGCGGCCTGGGCAGAG GTCGCGGCATGGCCGGCCGGGCCAGGGGCGGCTTCGGGGGCCGCGGAAGAGGGCGTGGCCGGGGCAGAGGCGCCACTCGCCCGGCGCTGACCAAGGAGCAGTTGGACAACCAGCTGGACGCTTACATGTCGAAAACGAAAGGGCACCTGGACGCTGAGCTGGACGCTTACATGGCTCAGACAGACCCGGAAACCAACGATTGA
- the CHTOP gene encoding chromatin target of PRMT1 protein isoform X3: MAAQSAPKVVLKSTSKMSLNERFTNMLKNKQPIPVNIRATMQQQQLASARNRRLAQQMENRPSVQAALKLKQDIVCFGEAEGSVPAWA; this comes from the exons ATGGCCGCGCAGTCAGCGCCGAAAGTCGTGCTTAAGAGCACCAGCAAGATGTCTCTTAACGAGCG CTTTACTAATATGCTGAAGAACAAACAGCCGATCCCGGTGAATATTCGCGCCACAATGCAGCAGCAGCAATTAGCCAGTGCCCGAAACCGGAGGCTGGCCCAGCAGATGGAAAACAGGCCTTCCGTCCAGGCTGCCTTGAAGCTCAAGCAG GACATAGTTTGCTTCGGGGAGGCCGAGGGCTCGGTCCCCGCATGGGCCTGA